A portion of the Eretmochelys imbricata isolate rEreImb1 chromosome 27, rEreImb1.hap1, whole genome shotgun sequence genome contains these proteins:
- the GNGT2 gene encoding guanine nucleotide-binding protein G(I)/G(S)/G(O) subunit gamma-T2 yields the protein MAQDLTEKELLKMELDQLKKEVKNEREMVSKTGKELKEYIESMAAEDPLLKGVPEDKNPFKEKGGCIIS from the exons ATGGCTCAAGATCTCACAGAAAAAGAACTGCTGAAGATGGAACTTGACCAGCTAAAAAAGGAAGTGAAGAATGAAAGGGAAATG GTCTCCAAGACGGGCAAAGAGCTCAAGGAGTATATAGAATCCATGGCAGCAGAGGACCCTCTTTTGAAAGGTGTTCCTGAGGATAAGAACCCTTTTAAGGAGAAGGGAGGCTGTATAATTAGTTGA